From the genome of Mycobacterium sp. 050128, one region includes:
- a CDS encoding amino acid permease translates to MVEDVAELNPAVPQLHRGLSNRHIQLIAIGGTIGTGLFMGAGRTISRAGPSVVLVYGIIGFFLFFVLRAMGELLLSNLNYKSFVDFAADLLGPAAGFFVGWSYWFAWIVTGIAELVAIAGYLQFWWPGLPAWVPALIAGVLILLINLFSVRNFGEIEFWFALIKIVAIISLMVVGALLLATNFVSPQGHPATIENLWNNGGFFATGFAGMVGGFQVAFFAFVGVELVGAAAAETADPRRTLPRAINAVPLRVAIFYIGALLVILTVVEWRRFDSNQSPFVAMFSLAGLGGAASIVNFVVITAASSSANSGMYSTGRMLYGLADEGSAPAVFRRLNRGGVPASALFVTAALLLTAIPVLHVGGSVIGAFTLVTTISALLFMFVWAMIPMSYLVYRRRHAQRHADSAFKMPGGRVMCWVVLAFFAFVTWTLTTEKDTLIALAWFPLWFVLLAAGWLVIRRRPAHAERYRHFLVEMNGPIEEPAQAS, encoded by the coding sequence ATGGTCGAGGACGTCGCCGAGCTCAATCCTGCTGTGCCCCAGCTGCACCGAGGCCTGTCCAACCGTCACATTCAGTTGATCGCGATCGGAGGAACGATCGGGACCGGTCTGTTCATGGGCGCCGGGCGAACAATCTCCCGGGCCGGCCCATCGGTGGTTTTGGTTTACGGGATCATCGGTTTTTTCCTGTTTTTCGTGCTGCGCGCGATGGGCGAGCTGCTGTTGTCGAACCTGAACTACAAGTCCTTCGTCGACTTCGCGGCCGACCTATTGGGGCCCGCGGCAGGGTTTTTCGTCGGGTGGTCGTACTGGTTCGCCTGGATCGTCACGGGCATCGCGGAACTCGTCGCGATCGCGGGCTACCTACAGTTCTGGTGGCCCGGTCTCCCGGCATGGGTGCCGGCGCTGATCGCGGGTGTTCTGATCCTGCTCATCAATCTGTTCAGCGTGCGCAACTTCGGGGAGATCGAATTCTGGTTCGCCTTAATCAAAATCGTCGCGATCATCAGCCTGATGGTCGTCGGAGCGCTCCTGCTGGCAACCAATTTCGTTTCGCCGCAGGGACATCCCGCGACGATCGAAAACCTTTGGAACAACGGCGGTTTCTTCGCCACGGGCTTCGCGGGCATGGTCGGCGGATTCCAGGTCGCGTTTTTCGCGTTCGTGGGCGTGGAACTCGTCGGCGCCGCGGCGGCCGAGACGGCTGACCCGCGTCGCACTCTTCCTCGCGCGATCAACGCGGTGCCGCTGCGCGTGGCGATCTTCTATATCGGTGCGCTGCTGGTGATCCTCACCGTTGTCGAATGGCGGCGGTTCGACAGCAACCAGTCCCCGTTTGTCGCGATGTTCTCCCTGGCCGGACTTGGCGGTGCGGCGTCGATCGTCAACTTCGTCGTGATCACCGCGGCCTCCTCCTCCGCCAACTCCGGGATGTACTCCACCGGCCGCATGCTTTACGGTCTGGCCGACGAAGGGAGCGCCCCGGCGGTTTTCCGCCGGCTGAACCGCGGCGGCGTGCCGGCGTCTGCCCTGTTCGTGACGGCCGCACTGCTGCTGACCGCCATCCCCGTACTGCACGTCGGCGGTTCCGTGATCGGTGCATTCACCCTGGTGACAACCATTTCGGCGCTGCTCTTCATGTTCGTCTGGGCGATGATCCCGATGAGCTACCTCGTCTATCGCCGCCGGCACGCACAACGCCACGCGGACTCTGCCTTCAAGATGCCCGGTGGGCGGGTGATGTGCTGGGTCGTCCTCGCGTTCTTCGCTTTCGTCACGTGGACGCTCACGACGGAAAAGGACACCTTGATCGCCCTGGCGTGGTTCCCCCTGTGGTTCGTGTTGCTCGCTGCCGGATGGCTGGTCATCCGGCGCCGCCCCGCCCACGCCGAGCGTTATCGCCACTTCTTGGTCGAGATGAACGGCCCGATCGAGGAACCCGCGCAGGCATCCTGA
- a CDS encoding aldehyde dehydrogenase family protein: protein MTLQAVLDDLSKRTGSGEVIPIINPATEEIITEFTDCGPEAVDEAVARAKASFESGVWSQLPGRERAKVLWRIGELVDEHAEEFAQLDSLNTGMPLMQAQLQMSTVSEFFRYYAGWCTKLNGVAYDVKTDGIASDAYVDMHAYTLKEPYGVVGLIFPWNGPIFNASAKLAPALAAGSSLLVKPAEETPLSAVLLDRLIHEAGVPEGVVNLLTGYGHTAGAAITAHAGVEKVAFTGSTEVGKEIVRASAGNLKKVTLELGGKSPVLIFDDADMNKALMMASLGIFVHSGQGCVCGSRIFAQRGVYDQVVEGISMMANTFKLGAPSEEGCVSGPLISQKQLTRVMGFIDEGKSDGVEVVTGGYRLDRKGYFVHPTVLTNVDTGMRLYQQEIFGPVVTILPFDDEDEAVALANDTTYGLAATAWTQDVSRAHRMLKRLQAGSVQVNCQLVFDHDVPFGGHKQSGWGHEFGKEGIDIYLKTKSAWIQL, encoded by the coding sequence ATGACTCTGCAGGCAGTACTGGACGACCTAAGTAAGCGCACCGGCTCGGGTGAGGTCATTCCGATCATCAATCCCGCGACCGAAGAGATCATCACCGAGTTCACCGACTGCGGACCGGAAGCGGTGGACGAGGCGGTCGCCCGCGCGAAGGCATCCTTCGAATCGGGCGTCTGGTCGCAGCTTCCCGGACGCGAGCGGGCCAAGGTTTTGTGGCGGATCGGGGAGTTGGTCGACGAGCACGCCGAGGAGTTCGCCCAACTCGACTCGCTCAACACGGGCATGCCCCTGATGCAGGCACAGTTGCAGATGTCGACGGTTTCGGAGTTCTTCCGCTACTACGCCGGCTGGTGTACGAAGCTCAACGGCGTCGCCTACGACGTCAAGACCGACGGCATCGCGTCGGACGCCTACGTGGACATGCACGCCTACACGCTCAAGGAGCCGTACGGCGTGGTGGGGCTGATCTTCCCGTGGAACGGCCCGATCTTCAACGCGAGCGCGAAGCTTGCGCCGGCCCTGGCCGCGGGCAGCAGCCTGCTGGTCAAGCCCGCCGAGGAGACGCCGCTGTCGGCAGTGCTGTTGGACCGGCTCATCCACGAGGCCGGCGTTCCCGAGGGTGTGGTCAACCTGCTGACCGGATACGGGCACACCGCGGGCGCGGCTATCACCGCGCACGCGGGAGTCGAGAAAGTCGCCTTCACCGGGTCGACCGAGGTTGGCAAGGAGATCGTGCGGGCATCGGCCGGCAACCTGAAGAAGGTCACGCTCGAACTCGGCGGCAAGTCGCCGGTGCTGATCTTCGACGACGCCGACATGAACAAGGCCCTGATGATGGCGTCGCTGGGCATCTTCGTGCACTCCGGCCAGGGCTGCGTCTGCGGATCGCGGATCTTTGCCCAACGCGGCGTGTACGACCAGGTCGTAGAAGGCATCTCCATGATGGCGAATACGTTCAAGCTTGGTGCTCCGAGCGAGGAAGGCTGCGTCAGCGGCCCGCTGATCAGCCAGAAGCAGCTGACCCGCGTGATGGGCTTCATCGACGAGGGCAAAAGCGACGGCGTCGAGGTGGTCACCGGCGGCTACCGGCTGGACCGCAAGGGTTACTTCGTGCACCCGACGGTGCTCACCAACGTTGACACGGGCATGCGGCTCTACCAGCAGGAGATCTTCGGGCCGGTCGTCACCATCCTGCCGTTCGACGACGAGGACGAGGCCGTGGCGCTGGCCAATGACACGACATACGGCCTGGCGGCCACCGCGTGGACGCAGGATGTCAGCCGGGCCCACCGGATGCTCAAGCGACTGCAGGCCGGCAGCGTCCAGGTGAACTGCCAGTTGGTGTTCGACCACGACGTACCGTTCGGCGGCCACAAGCAGTCGGGCTGGGGACACGAGTTCGGCAAAGAGGGCATCGACATCTACCTGAAGACGAAGTCGGCCTGGATTCAGCTCTAA
- a CDS encoding NADP-dependent oxidoreductase, translating into MPDRNRRFLLRERPSGRIGPNTFELSEEAIPEIGDGEALVRVEWISLDPTNRTWINDTPTYLPPVGIGEVMRAGGLGRVVESKNPNYSVGQIVQGLVGWQEYVVASDTMPLFGVDVAEGISPSAYLGALGTTGLTAWVGIRDIGKPQPAETVVVSAAAGAVGSVAGQLAKADGARVVGIAGGPDKCRLLTEELGFDAAVDYRADDWVAQLRAATPNGIDVDFENVGGVIMDAVFARLNIRARVALCGLISGYNEADPPPGPRAFGNLLIQRATLQGFIVLDHLGRAPEAISEIAGLIAAGKLTPLETVVEGFEQLPTAINMLFDGKNVGKLVVKTSS; encoded by the coding sequence ATGCCTGATCGAAATCGCCGCTTCCTATTGCGTGAGCGCCCCTCCGGACGCATCGGCCCCAACACGTTCGAGCTCAGTGAGGAGGCGATCCCCGAGATCGGGGATGGCGAAGCGCTGGTGCGTGTCGAATGGATCTCGCTCGATCCGACCAACCGGACCTGGATCAATGACACGCCGACCTACCTGCCTCCGGTCGGTATCGGCGAGGTGATGCGTGCGGGCGGGCTCGGCCGCGTCGTGGAATCGAAGAACCCCAATTATTCGGTCGGCCAGATCGTGCAGGGTCTCGTCGGTTGGCAGGAGTACGTAGTCGCGTCGGACACGATGCCGTTGTTCGGAGTCGACGTCGCTGAAGGCATCTCCCCCAGCGCCTACCTGGGCGCGCTCGGGACGACCGGGCTCACCGCCTGGGTCGGGATCCGCGACATCGGCAAGCCGCAGCCTGCAGAGACCGTTGTGGTCTCGGCCGCGGCGGGCGCGGTGGGCTCGGTCGCCGGCCAGCTTGCCAAGGCCGATGGCGCACGCGTTGTCGGGATCGCCGGCGGCCCGGACAAGTGCCGGTTGCTCACCGAGGAGCTCGGCTTCGACGCGGCCGTCGACTACCGCGCCGACGACTGGGTCGCCCAGCTGCGAGCGGCCACACCCAACGGCATCGACGTCGACTTCGAGAACGTCGGGGGCGTCATCATGGACGCGGTCTTCGCGCGCCTCAACATTCGCGCACGCGTGGCGCTGTGCGGTTTGATCTCCGGCTACAACGAGGCCGACCCGCCGCCGGGACCGCGCGCATTCGGCAACCTGCTGATCCAGCGCGCGACGCTGCAGGGCTTTATCGTCCTGGACCACCTGGGCCGCGCACCCGAGGCAATCAGCGAAATCGCCGGGCTGATCGCCGCGGGCAAGCTGACCCCACTCGAGACGGTCGTGGAGGGTTTCGAACAGCTGCCGACGGCGATCAACATGCTGTTCGACGGCAAAAACGTCGGCAAGCTGGTGGTCAAGACGTCGAGTTAG
- a CDS encoding lysophospholipid acyltransferase family protein: MTDGTDLAAIMEPNRRVQTLRTVLDTMTERLRPVVELCRPYVDGAENLSGDGRFLLVGNHTQAGSEIFMISDAVRRKIGSRVRPLADRNFGRMRGLPADLIAAFGGVVGAPETARELMAHDQTILVFPGGGREIGKFKGEEYTLQWRGRSGFARLSVENGYPIVPAGLVGGDDVYRSWTTRDGLYAKFSAALSRKLNGRPDMAMPLLRGIGPTLIPRPQRMYLRFGAPIDTSRPLGIGLSEWVEVVKGQTQRALEQILVELQQLREADPYRGLNPLAWREAIAPGH; this comes from the coding sequence ATGACTGACGGCACCGACCTGGCGGCCATCATGGAGCCGAATCGGCGGGTCCAGACTCTGCGCACCGTGCTCGACACGATGACCGAACGGCTCCGCCCCGTGGTCGAGCTTTGCCGGCCCTATGTCGACGGTGCGGAGAATCTATCCGGCGACGGACGATTCCTGTTGGTGGGCAACCACACTCAGGCCGGTTCCGAGATATTCATGATCTCCGACGCGGTGCGGCGGAAGATCGGCAGCCGGGTACGGCCGCTGGCCGACCGGAATTTCGGGCGCATGCGCGGGCTACCCGCCGATCTGATCGCGGCATTCGGCGGGGTGGTCGGCGCACCGGAGACCGCGCGCGAACTGATGGCCCACGACCAGACCATTCTGGTGTTTCCCGGCGGAGGGCGCGAGATAGGGAAATTCAAGGGCGAGGAGTACACGTTGCAGTGGCGGGGACGCTCGGGCTTCGCTCGGCTGTCCGTGGAAAACGGCTACCCGATCGTGCCGGCCGGTCTGGTCGGCGGCGACGACGTGTACCGCAGTTGGACAACGCGTGACGGTCTCTACGCGAAATTCAGTGCAGCACTCAGCCGTAAGTTAAACGGCCGACCGGACATGGCGATGCCACTGCTGCGGGGAATCGGCCCGACATTGATCCCACGACCGCAGCGCATGTACCTGCGCTTCGGCGCGCCGATCGACACCAGCAGGCCGCTTGGCATCGGGTTGTCGGAATGGGTAGAGGTCGTGAAGGGCCAAACTCAGCGTGCGCTTGAACAAATCCTGGTGGAGTTGCAGCAGCTTCGAGAGGCCGATCCATATCGCGGACTCAACCCGCTGGCGTGGCGCGAGGCGATCGCGCCCGGACACTGA